Within the Medicago truncatula cultivar Jemalong A17 chromosome 4, MtrunA17r5.0-ANR, whole genome shotgun sequence genome, the region attcttgAATCATCTACGGACAGATACATGTTTCACTCTTCCGATATGAAATCGGTATCGCATTATTCTAGTTTTCACCGTAAATATTCATCATTAATAATCAGAATAATTCCCGTTACAATTACTAATCATACAATTTAATAGAGTATCATTAATATGACGTTCATCGCATTCTAGACTCTACATAAATCTACTCGAACATAATGCAGTAATAATCTAAACTTAATTTTAACAAATTCATATTCATACtgaaaagtaagtaaaaaagAGAATGAAACCTGTTACTGTTGGAATCTTTAATTGAGTATAATTCCATGCGCAGCAACAGTGAGCAATTGGAAAAGGAAGGTTACATAGCACCCATGGGATAATTAGCTAAATTTGGATAATTAATAATAACTAGGAAATGGCAATTTGAAATATGATAGAGGAATGATTACTTGGAATTAAAATTGTAAGAGAAACAAAGTactaaaagtattaaaagtatTGACAGCAAACTTCGAATGAAAAAAAGTCGAAAACTTGACTACAATAAGCACGTAAAACTcagaaaaataagttgtttctaaTTCACAAATTTCTAATTcattaaaatgaaatagaagGTGTACCATACATAGCATCAAATGTTTTGACGTAGTGTGTGCACGCACGAGTTTGTACATTGTTTGTGTGCATGCGTGCATGTTGCATGtaataaaaaacacttaatTACTTCATATTTTATATAGGACATTCACAATTTTAGAGACGGCCCTGAATATTTTTCCTCATTTTGATAGAGCAAGCTTTTTCTCATTTCAAATGTGAGAATATGCATAAACcctcatttttatgttttattttttggttgcaATTCTGAGTTCAATTTCTAAGATTTGATAGATGATTTTGGTAGTTTGTCTTTTGCGTTGATTTTGAGCTAAATTAGTTTGTTTTACGagttacttatttttttgtatttcctcCATTTTCTCTATTTCGCACATATTATGCTAAATCTCTATCTTTATCATACTAAATATTGATTAGTGCTGATTTAACCTAATCTCATCCTTTTTGGttgacctaaaaaaaatatttataaaaaaacaccCGCAAACAATCAAACACATGATATGCATGTAATGATCCCAAAACATTACATTGCAGTAGCCAGCCCTACAAGTATGGGATAGAAggctttttttatatattgtttttttaaattgccCCTCCCCTGCACATGCATGCGCATTCATTCTTCATTCACGAACCAATAcaccaaattcaaaatttgaaggaaatttggttgaagaaaacaaaacataaaaaaccaATCACTTTGAAATTTTGCTTTTCCTCACACGAAGTCAACCATTGATAATTATCCATCCATAACTAACAACCACAATGCTTGTTGTTGCTTACCTCACCGCTCTCATTGGCATTCTTCCCCTCTTCCCGACGACAATATCCCCATCTCAAAACCTTAAAACCAAAACTCACTTTTTACGGACCCTTCAATTCCACCAGCGCCAACCTTTTTGATGTCATACCTAGGACATCTATCTACCATAGAACCTTCCATATCACTTCGGACAACACTGGAAGTGAAACTGTCATCTCCCTGTTTAACAAGTCCGACTAGAACCTTCCATATCACTTCGGACAACACCGGAAGTGAAACTGTCATCTCCCTATTTAATAAGTCCGACATAATCTTTCTAAAAAGCCATTTAGACTCTGAGATGACACCGAAAAAATCACTTCCTTCAACACCTCTTTATCTGATGAGGGTCTTCGGTAGATTACATGGTGCCAacattaaaatgtttaaaaccATTAGTAAATTggattctttttttaaatagctAATGCAACCATTAGTttaataaactatataaaatattttactttgttttttaaatttaatttgaaaataaatgcaGGATGTTGCCACGGTATTACTCTTAGTCTGCGCCTACAAGCCAAATACAAGTTTAGACAACCACATATTTTGTGAAGAAATAACAAGCAAAACTCCATTAAGGAACATTTAATATGAAAAACCTTCTCCGGTGTAGCATCAACATTTAATTACACACACAATGAATTTGGTCAAACTCTAGTTCAcgtatacttttattttttgaataatctAGTTCACAGAGACTTGAAAGCAAGCAAAATAATGTTGGACCCCGATTTCAATGCATGTTTGGTGATTTTAGGTTAGTGCGTACATTAGAGAAGGAAAAAGCAACATATGCAGAAGTAGAAGGTGTACCTACACAGCACCAAATGTTTTGACCTAGTGTGCGCGCGCACGAGTTTGTACATTGTTTGCGTGCATGTGTGTTGCGTGTAATAAAAAACTTAACGATTTCATGTTTCACAGAGGGCATTCAAAATTTCAGAGACGACCTTGAATATTTTTCCTCATTTCGATAGAGCGCTTTCTCTCGTTTCAAATGTGAGAATATGCATAAATtctcatttttatgttttatttttatggttgcAATTCTGAGTTCAATTTATAGGATTTGATAGATGATTTTGTTAGTTTGTCTTTTGTATCGATTTTGAGCTAAATTAGTTTGTTTTacaaattacttattttttaatttattttttgtatttcctCCATTTTCCCTATGTCGCACATGTTACGCTAAATCTCtatctttattattatcctaaATAGTGATCAGTGCCGATTTAACCTAATCTCATCCTTTTTGGTTGGACTAAAATAAATCTTTCTGAAAAAACACTCGCAAACAATCATAACATTACAGTAGCAACAACTTACATGcctattgtttattttattttttttaaagtaaagtCATGTGTACATCAATCTCCTTATGTTAGTCTAAAGTAAAGATTGgttgttgaaataaataataataataatcatattataaaagaaagaaaggaattgTATAATGTAATTGATAATTACATATACTAAATAGTAGAGGTAATACTAGCTATAGCAAAACCCACTAACTATTAGTGTAAGCAAAACCAACGCACAAGACATTTATTTATATGGCCAAGCCTTTgcatatttttcatattattcGATGCGGGACATTTtctcataataaataataataattaaattctaattattattattgatagtTGAGAAATAATCTATGATTTGCCAAAAATGCCGGCGATTTGTATAAGGAATCTCATGATCTGGTTAGCACTATGCATCGAAATCATGCAATGTTAGCAACTTCAAGAAGACGGTATACAAAAGCTACTCCCACTATTTTTCTAGTACACCAAGAAATACTTTTGATtaataacaaattttaaatatactATTACATTTCATTGATCCGCTCATTTAATAGTATAATTGATGGTTTAAGGGTATATTATTGGTAATATGAcggtataaattaaaaaaaaaagtttaaaaaaaatgaagaaaaaaaaattgaagagagaAAGTAACACATTTAAGAGTACCTGAAATCATCTACCAACAGTTAACATTAGAGTAGCACAGAGATGTTATACAATTAAGAGATGTCTTACAAGTTCCTTGCACTGAAAAAGTCACATATTTTACAGCAACAGCTTttgtcaagaacaaaacatcaaaagaagaaCCTGGCATCATGCAACCTAGAGCAACGACCAACATAATTTACTTCAAGACTACTCACCTCCTTTCGCACAGAGCTCTTACCCGTTGCAAAATACGAACAGATTCACAAAACGCTGAAAATTCTACTGCTGAGAGACCTCCAACTTGATGAGGTCTGACAATTGGTTGAGAGCATGGATTCTGATAAATGACCAAGTCGAAAACACCAAAATTATTGATTAGATTCTCAAACTTTTTACTAGTCAGCTTTTGAATTTCTTCAATCTGAACCAAAGTCCCGGATTGTCCAGAACTGCGCCACCACTTCTCGAGAATTTTCCTCTTCGTTGCGGAAGTCTCGACCGAGACGAgagcttttattttaataccAAGGCGGTGAAGTGCAACTTCTGCACCACCAATTCCACTAAAAATTGACAACAGAGTCACTCCAGTAGGAAAAATGGGCTTCAAAACAGAAAGATGATATCCTAATGTATCTGTCTGGAAGCTGTGTTTTAGCAATTGAAGTCTTTCTGTCAAATCGCATTCATCAGTACGAGTGTGATTCAAAGGGTAGCCTAAGATATGATCCAAGTGTTCTGGTTCTATTGGACCAAGTTTATATTTACCGGTCCACACAAGATTCAAACCACGGCAATACCGAAGAATGTCTTTCTGCTGTTGAGATGTGAGTATTCCCCCAGAGTTGGCAAGAGCCCTTCCTAGTCTATCACAGAGTTGAGTTATTCCACCAGTTTCACAATAATTACAGTTCAACTTCTTTCTTGAATCCCAAGGCGGCCACCATTTCTTTGTCCGGGGTATTGCATCCTCTATAGTCATAGGTGGCTTTGGAAGAATTTGGAACCTGTTTTCTGTTGGAAGATTGTGTATATAACCTTCTATTCTGTTCAAGGCCGAAAATAACTCGGTGTTCACAAATTCAGGTTCAATACAATATAGAAACTGACTCATTTTTTTCCAAGAGTCATATGTTATGTTTGAAACATTTCCAAACAAGAAAAATGGAGGTTTTGCTGCAACACTACTTAGAGACCTGGAGGGAGTTGATTTGTTACGTCTAGACATTGTGGCAACAACTGTATCAACCATTTCTTCCACCCAATAAGGATCAAGACTAGagtttgaattatcatcatATTCATACTTTGGCCTCTTATTTCTATCATTTTCCATAAAGCCTGGTTTTACATCATCGGGGAACTCATCAATGTAATCTTCTTCCTTCACCCTTTCGCCAGTGCCAGTTTCCCCTAAGTTGACCTGCCTTGACTGTGAAGGTTCATGGCTAAAATCCTCAACTTTGACCTCTGCTGTACCATACATATCactttgttcttcttctttgatCCAAGAATAAGAAGGACCAGAGGGATACTGGCAAACAAAAAATTCCATCCTTCAGTAAATATCTCAATAGTCAATTATTACTAAAAAATGACTGGACATGGTGTACCATTTTAGTTTACAATAAGCCAAAGACACCAACGTAATATTTGGACACTATTACACATTTTATaactaacttttttatttcttatttttgccGAATTAACCGTTGAATAATATCTATTTATCACATTGATTATTTGTGATAAAACTCTTAATTTTAACAACAACAAGTTTATAATCGAATGGTTCTTAAGtacatatatttaaattaaaaagtaattaacGTAAAAGTTTATAGATATGATCTATATGATAGCAAGTTTCAATCCAACggtaaattttatattatagtaAAATCATCTGGTAAAAAGCTATAGAATGGTGTTATAGTGCCCAAGAATTACACCTGTGACGATGTGATTTGATTTCTCACTGTATACATTACATACATACAGACACACACACATGCATGGTTCGTTCATTTTATGTCAATTAgggagttgtgttatttgaacaaccttttTTATAACAACTTTTGATACAACCATTAATTTGCAAAGAAAAAGTGGTattggcacaaaaatcaaagcaatagagagagaaagcaaaaatataatgtgagtatgagagagaaagttgtcacaaaagttgtcaaaaatagttgtacaaatatcatttctcttatcaTAAAACCTAACCTTATATTCCATCACATACTCAATCCCATTTTGTTCTGCAAAAATGAAATTTGCAAGCTCTGAAATTGGAACATCTGGACCTGAAAATCAGCCAATTAATAGTAAGCTAACAAACCAGAGAGTAATAAACAACTATAAGTCTAAATAAAGGAAATGGATACATAGCATTTTTCAAGTCTATATAAGGCAATGATACAGGTTGCATTCCAATTACCTAATTTATCAACTGCTGAGGATATTTCATTCTCAGAGAAACCCATCTCAAACAACTGAAGCGTTTTTGCCATAATTCCAAAGAGTTGCTCATTGCTAATCTGTGACCCCAGGGTAGAAAAATTAGATGTATAACAAAGGCATTGCAAAGTACATAGTATACCAACAAAATAAGAAGGCAAACTTCTTGAAAGGAGATTAAGTATGATTAAAAAGGAATGAAGAACATATGTAAGTCTATTGTTTTGCACAGAGAGAAACAAAGCCCAATAAAtttaagggtcatgctaacaagAGCCCTTAGGGCTAAGGGCAATTGTTAAAGGTTAAAAAATGGAAACAATTgctaaattttatgtaaaaaaaagttgctttttaaaatttcaataggTTGAATACAAAATTTCCAAGATAAAGTTTCTACTTTGAGCTTCTTAACAAATGCCCTTAATGCCCTAAGggcatttgttagcatttcccttaatttaaatatagaataaaagaaaaatcctGATTGATTCAAATACACCATAAATCTGCTAGGATATAGGATTATCTTGTATAAATAGGGGGGTTGTGTTCGAGGGCATCATTGAATACGTTTAAAGTTTTGTGATTAGAGTAGTGACTCTATTGTGAACGGGAAACCCGTGGAGGAGATATTCATCTCCCATTCTCCTTTATCCTTTCTCAATCTTTCAATAAAATTgctcatttttttcaatttaactCTTGGGTTCCTAACAAAACCTCTTCAACCCTTGGAGGAAACAAATTGTAACAATAACAGAAATATGGTAGCTAATCTTAAGGGCCAATTCTATGATGCACAAGTGAATAAGTTATCATGCACAAACTTGTTTCCATCTTTGAATCAATAAGTCACAGAATTGAATCAAATGAGATATGATGAGATTTTTTGATCCAATGGTGAAAAACAAATTTGTGCAAGTTTAATGTACTTGTGCTTAAACTTGCACACCTTAGGCAAGCCAATCTTAAGATATAGtttattttcatccaacaaaCTAAAGTAATTGTGGAATAATATTAAGATATTTCCATATCCTAGCAAACAAAAATAGATAGATTtcagaaaataatatatattttttactagaAGTAAACTATATTGCACAAAAATATCTAATATCTAAATCTTAGCTCTTAGGAAAAGCAATTAATACTAAATTATCTAACAGGTAAAGTTGAGGGCTCGCTTAAATTTTTTGACTTAAAGAAGCATAGTAAACATCTCCTGAAAAATCTCATTGATTGAGTCAAGTATCTAAACCTCCTTTTCTCGAACATAACATTTGATATCATCTTCTTCTGCTTCctcctttttcatttttttagcaaTCTGGGCAGCAAAAATGAAGTCTACCAGCTCAGGAACTGGCGCTTTATTTCCTGAAATGAAGCAATGAATCAATAAATCTCTAAATCTCTATTGAAGCAGGTAATCCATAAATGTATATGATCTTCCATATGTATAAGGTTATGCCAAGAAGTTATTTAAATTTCagtcaatcaatgaaaaacacATCCATCAATAACAACTACCACCAAGCCTTACGTCACTAGGTGGAATCAGCTACATGGATCAGACAGATTCAAAATGCTACCTAAATTATTCATAGTTAGAATTACAGGTATTGTTCAGATTTTTGCCAGATGAACAATGTTAATCACACCAGACTAAAATTTAACTATCATATCGCagattataaacaaaaatcccCACCCCATGTTCAAGACACTTCAATTCAGTGAATAACATAGGCTTTTTGTACACGCACTTTTTCCTGctattagtatatatatatcaaattccTACCTAACACTCGAGGTGCTAGCTCAGTGGTAAGAGCTTAGCCTTGTAACCTCAAGGTGCTGAGTTCTAATCCCCTCGGGCATAGTTTGTAAAATTTCCATTAGTGCCACttgaatcaataaatatttCCCCCTTGGTTAGACAAAAATACCAATACAACATATGTTTTCAGGTCAATTACGACAAGACAAAACTGGTAAGATGATAAATACACCCCATAATGAATTGGCAGGCAAGTATATATCGATCATAAAAAGCAGAAGTTCAGGTAATATGTATATTCACATACCAAGTTTACGGATTGCAAATTCAACTTCCTCCGCGGAGAAATTCATCATCAGTAAGGtacctcttgaatcttcaatatcttcaaaaatttcatcaaccTCCTGAGAGAATTTTGTAAACAGTAATCCAAAAGATATACACAAAACATAAGCAATATTAAGGAGACGGATGAAACTAGAAGACGGCTTTACAACTAAACACAATAAAGAGTCTCAGTGCCAATGACAACAAGgggaaataaataaagtaaagtCAATTTAACCCTAGACAAGTaatttgactattttttttttttaaaaaaacaatcacaGCGAGAATGTACATGAGTGTGCCAAAAAGTGTGTCTTTTTAGCCTTCctgtttgaaagaaaatatctaTTTGAATTCTGTTTAACATAAGCGTACACTTGAACATTAAAAAGACCAAACCGACATACAGTTGCAGATAAATGCAGGCACATATCTAAAGAACCAGCGAGTAGTAAATTATTAGAGCCAAGACTTATAGCATTCAATAGAGCAAAACTAATcattattcaaattcaaaatggcATAATCAACCCATTCTTACCAGGATGATGCACTAAATGAATTTAAGAAAGTACCTCTTTTGGTTGATTGATCATGGAAACTTCTGGAGAATCCTTATCATCAAATAAGCTATCGAGAGAATCAGAAGACTctaaatttgatatttgaagAGCCTACATAATTGCAAAGCAAGTTCAAAAGGAAGTTAAAACTTTCAAATCAAACCATTTACATAGTATAGTCCTTGAAGTGACAGATTTTGAAAGTTCAATTTTCAGATGAAAAAACAACGAAAATATGGATACAGAAACAGCAAAACATTTATCCTAGTCTTGGGAGTTCCTGACACAATGAAGCACCTTGGAAAGTATACATTTATCTTATTGCAATTCTTAGAATTTCGACTTGGTGTATAACTCAACCCAACAAAATCGGCTTATAAGGAGAGGAGTATCAAAGCCTTACAAACACAACCCAAGTCACATCTCTATTTGATATGTGACTAACACTCTCACACTCACAACTGGACATTTGAAGTGTGGACTAATAGGGATCTCAACACACCCCTTCACGTCCAGAACACTCAACTGCGGACATCTGAGGTGTGGATTACTGTGGGAGAAGTAACAAGGATCTCAACAACAATCAACTTCAATTAAAAACTCTTGTACACAAGtaacaacaaatttaaaaatcgcATCTTCATGGCTAGGAATTCCCACAGATGTGTGTTTGCACAAGTCATGTGACTTGAGAACAGCACTATCTAAATAATCAAATTGCTTTGGAATTAGGAGCAAAACAATACAAAAGGAACTATGTCATACAGAATGGGAGAGGGAAGGATGGTCAGCACTTAATGAGTTAATATAACTACTTCTActttaaagaaaacaaaattcaaatgcTCATTAAATCTTTAATCTAGACGGTCGAGTAAACAGAAGCAATAATTTCTGCCCAAAAAGGCTACAAGCATTGAGTGTGGGTATAGCGAAGCAAGCTACCTCTTTTGAATGAGCATTGGGGAAGAAATTTGGGATGCTTCTATGCTCATTTGTATTAAGAGAGCCTTCCAGAGAATCTGATGAGTCACCATTTGTCTGTAGTATTAACAAATCAATAGAGCAAAAACAACTACCAAATGTTATTACAAGTTTCCAATCTTTCAAGAGATCATAAAATGaagaagtaaaaatataaaaaaaatcaatccccTATTCAAAAGAACGTTGACAATGAAATCTATATTATAACACATGTTTTGGTCTACTTACCGAACATCTCAAGAGAATCTCCAGTAAAGCATCTGAATTTTCTTCGCCtataaaatcaaagaaaatcaatcaaaaccaCATTACCACAATTAGCAAAGTAAAGAATATCAGAAGCCCATCAATTGTGCCATGCAGTTGGCACAAGACTAAAGCATCTTGCTCACACATAATGTACCATTCTCTTCTATAACTTTATCAACAAGACCAGGCAAGAATCCCATTCCAATAAAGAATCCTCGTACTTTGCTTCCGGATGAACTTGCAGCAGTTTCCTGGTGATTATGAAGGAAGAGATTGAACATAAGTTAATGAAAAGTGATCAAGGAGAATTATCTTTTTCAAATGGTATATGCTATGATACATATTATATGGTAAACATATGCATGTGCAAACAGAGTAGTTCATGAAACTGGTGGGTCAAACATAATGAGCACAATCAAgaaaaagtgattttatttttttaattaggttTTCAAAACTAGGGTTCAAACTGATCCAATCCAATAGaaaattgttataaatttttattttttctgattGATACATTTGATTGGAAAATGCATACCCGAAAATCCCTTGAAAGAGCAGTATAAGGTGACAACTCGTAATCAAAGTCCTCAGTTTTAGGAAAAACGGGATTTTTGCCTCCTCTTCCATTTGAAGTACCTGTCATTTCACCTGTATACAGTTTGTCAATGCATCATCCAATTATACAAAAATGTAACTTTATCATGAAACTTAGAAAGAGAATCCCATCAACACATGTTAAACCCTCCACAACATACCCTAGCCATTTTCTCAATCTCTATctagctctctctctctctctctctctctctctctctctctctctctctctctctctctctctctctcttacacACACAAAAACACATAATTAAGCAAACATGTTGAGAAAAAATGGTTGTGAAGATAATTAAGCAATattaagtgataaaaagaataattgaaattgaaatattggTCTTTAACCGAAGCAGGTTAGGTTCATGCAAGagcaaaaaatgaaagaaaaagtgagagTGAGAAGAGAAAGTGGCACCGGTGAGTGAGGAATACCTGATCGGAGAGGGGAGAGGGTGGAGGCGCGTGGTCTACACTCGCTCCAGAAGAGGAAAAGTGAAAGTGAAACAGGGTTCGGTGCGTCTAGGAACACACACGAACAGAAGAAATGAAGAGGAGAGAGAAGTACAGCAGCAGTAGAACAATTAAAACATTTAACGGGACAGTAAAAAGTTAAAGTATAGAGTGTGAACTGGATTGATACTGTTCCTACGTGCGTGTAAGTCAAGTATAGATTCGTGGGTCCCATGTTATATTCCAACTATATATGGTTATGTTTCTGTCTCTAATGCTAATGTTTTGTTTCCATGGAAACGGAAAACAAATCCAAACTATCTTCTATACCgttatacaaatatcactcCAAAATTAGCTAAATTTtcccttcaaataaaaaattaaccaacctttcaccaaaaaaatttaaattgaacaATAATTTACTTccgtttaaattttaatattaaatttttaagtttacaCAGTAAACAtaaggaatttgaaattgagGATTACATTGGTAATATAATTAATCCCgtcaataataatagtaatatatatttgtcgacaaatattaattgaataaactGATGTTGCCAACAGAGTTAAggggaaaaaatataaaagatccTTGCTAAACATGGGCGACATATTTTATCAAATGTTTATTCAATGTTTTCTAAATGACTGAAAGTCCATTATTTCCCCTTCGTTAAGCATCAATTTTAACACTCCAAGTTACGTCTTGAGAAGTATATATAAAGTTCAATTGATTATAAAGTGTAGTTGCATTTTAAGAATGAAAACTAGCCACTTCATAATTCAGGAGTACAATTAGTTTC harbors:
- the LOC11413215 gene encoding probable inactive DNA (cytosine-5)-methyltransferase DRM3 — translated: MGPTNLYLTYTHVGTVSIQFTLYTLTFYCPVKCFNCSTAAVLLSPLHFFCSCVFLDAPNPVSLSLFLFWSECRPRASTLSPLRSGEMTGTSNGRGGKNPVFPKTEDFDYELSPYTALSRDFRETAASSSGSKVRGFFIGMGFLPGLVDKVIEENGEENSDALLEILLRCSTNGDSSDSLEGSLNTNEHRSIPNFFPNAHSKEALQISNLESSDSLDSLFDDKDSPEVSMINQPKEEVDEIFEDIEDSRGTLLMMNFSAEEVEFAIRKLGNKAPVPELVDFIFAAQIAKKMKKEEAEEDDIKCYVREKEISNEQLFGIMAKTLQLFEMGFSENEISSAVDKLGPDVPISELANFIFAEQNGIEYVMEYKYPSGPSYSWIKEEEQSDMYGTAEVKVEDFSHEPSQSRQVNLGETGTGERVKEEDYIDEFPDDVKPGFMENDRNKRPKYEYDDNSNSSLDPYWVEEMVDTVVATMSRRNKSTPSRSLSSVAAKPPFFLFGNVSNITYDSWKKMSQFLYCIEPEFVNTELFSALNRIEGYIHNLPTENRFQILPKPPMTIEDAIPRTKKWWPPWDSRKKLNCNYCETGGITQLCDRLGRALANSGGILTSQQQKDILRYCRGLNLVWTGKYKLGPIEPEHLDHILGYPLNHTRTDECDLTERLQLLKHSFQTDTLGYHLSVLKPIFPTGVTLLSIFSGIGGAEVALHRLGIKIKALVSVETSATKRKILEKWWRSSGQSGTLVQIEEIQKLTSKKFENLINNFGVFDLVIYQNPCSQPIVRPHQVGGLSAVEFSAFCESVRILQRVRALCERR